The Papio anubis isolate 15944 chromosome 1, Panubis1.0, whole genome shotgun sequence genome window below encodes:
- the LOC116268896 gene encoding signal transducer CD24-like, protein MGRAMLARFRLGLLLLALLLPTQIYSNQTAVVTVSSNSSQSTSAAPNPVNTTAEAVGGALQSTASLFVVSLSLLHLYY, encoded by the coding sequence ATGGGCAGAGCAATGCTGGCCAGGTTCAGGCTGGGGCTGCTGCTGTTGGCACTGCTCCTACCCACACAAATTTATTCCAATCAAACAGCTGTTGTAACAGTTTCAAGTAACTCCTCCCAGAGTACTTCGGCTGCCCCAAATCCAGTTAATACCACCGCCGAGGCAGTTGGTGGTGCCCTGCAGTCAACAGCCAGTCTCTTTGTGGTCTCACTCTCTCTTCTACATCTCTACTATTAA